caagtgggcatatgggcctttgggctgtagcaaggagggtcgacctgctcttgagctaagaatttgttagtactgcgaatcggcccatacgccgaggatccgaggacacacccgagggtaagtttctccttggatagacccaggagaactcggagcttcattatgaaggtcaagacaatattccggaaagactgttggttaaaaagggaaaaccctgaaccttcgaggtacaccggtgttagaaaaataccaaaagaaaaggctgtcacctccacattaaagactctgcacctacctccatggccgcattaatggggaagtgacccctgaacagtagaactaaaacttctggtcactattcaaaggtactaagaaaagaaatatctagggggaggaggttggagcaacacgtggataaagtatcagaaaaagaagtatttaaaggggatGAACGCCAGAGAAAATGGGCGgtcggtaactaagaaagaaattaagaattgtagcttttaagagagaaagagaaataatacagaagtagtcctcggcttacgtccgaggaggtctatttgcaattatcatttgttatttacaagtatttgtaactcttagcctgttatcaagttctcagtacctctaacctagatttcaagcccacactctacaaattttattgtttaaggctcattgggcctgagcccgtaattgtctttgggtccaggtgcaaatGTGCActtacatttattattttcatgtaaaaatatttatttgaggACTcctacataattttttttttttggttgaaaatacatgtactttttttttcaagaacttgaaaatacatgtatttaaaactaaatgtataattttagtaaaaatagtcaatatggataaaaataattattatatataaattttaaaaatttatgatttttttattcttaaaaaaattttgtgaccaccctaaatttttttttacctaacataattaaattttggacaaagtttgtcaacaaatttgattgtagtcTTGTACACTAAGGTCACAACttcactcaaaatttttttattgaatgtaaatttcGACAAATCTACtataggattatattttttttcttatattcttcatatttacaaaatttcaataagatcaaatattaataactaGCTGTGGGGGTAGAAGGACCAAGGTATGTTCTTGGGCCATGGGCTTGATTCAAGGGTATTGACCTATCCGAGGAGGTGTTTGTGATGGTAAATAAGCTAAACTCAAAAGCCCGTTAAATGAGACAGTGCGAAAGAGGTTGGTAGGAATAGTCCGAGGAGAGAGATCTCCTTGGCTATATGAAATGAAGGTTGTACTGTACACTTTGATGATCACAGGAAAATCTAAGAGGTTTGGTGGATGATTATGTGATTCCCAAGACCACAAGTAAAGGGCATAATTAGGAAAATATCTGgagaaaactgctaccaccgcattaaggAGTCTACACCTaactccctggccgcattaatggagaagtgaccTATGAACAGTAACTATCAACCTTACAGTTATTGCTTGGAGACTTTGGCGGTGAATGGGATAAGTATCTAACTGGgtgatctgatccatacgtggacgatggtgaaaagaagggagacgatataaaaagaaagaaagggcaTTCAGGGGGGGATCGGGAAAAAGGAGAGGACCATTGTACACAATACCTCCAACTGTAATATAACCTTAGAACAAAGAGAAGAAATACAAATCctcctcggcttacatccgaggagacTTTCTACTGTGAAAATGTTTTGCTGCATCTATGTTGTCCATCTAAACATGCCATTCATGTTATCCCGTATCCATAAAACTTAggtttcaagctcactctctataaattttattgttttgggctctttATGCTGGATCCCTTCACACTGTTGGGTCCAAGTGTAAATTGTGTCTATACAATTGGCGTTGTTTGTGGGAAATCTTATGTTGATGGAAGGGTAGTGTGATGGCAGGTTCAGAtccacaccatgcagagtctatGGGGTCCCAGCATAAGGACCACTTCCAGCATCTTAAGCAAGAAAGAGATCAAGAGGGCAACGTGCATACAGTGCATGCTGCTGGGAGTCACTCACGAGGTGGGAGCAGAATCCCTCACGAGGATAATGCTAAGGCCATGTAGAGAGAAATTGACCACCTGAAGAAGAAGTTGCGTTGTGCAAGACGGAAACGAACACCCTCTTTGTCAGATCCTTCTTCTAATGATTCCCAAGGTAGCAGTTATAGGCCCAGGTCAAGAACTCCTCTTAGTAAATCTTTCTCGTATGAGGCAGATTATCTTCATGACCATAAGGGCAAGAAGTCTTCTTCCAGGGGCTTGGAGAACGATGCTATGGGAAAGGCATTGCACCAACTTCCTAGGTCACCTTTCATACGTAGGGTGGAGAAAGGAAAGCTTCCTTGGCGTTTCACGTAGCCAaatttcaccatctataatggcagaaTAGACCTTGtagagcatgtgagtcattttaatCAGCGAATGGTGGTCCattctaaaaatgaaactttaatgtgcaaagtcttcccttcaagcttgggacctgttgcgaTGAAATGGTTTAATGGTCTGAAGGTCGGTTCAATTGATtccttcatggaactcactatGACATTTGGGTCTCGTTTCGTCACTTGCAGTAGAGTTCATCGGCCCCTGAATTCGCTATTTTCCATGTCCATGAGGGGAGGGGAGACCCTAAAGACATATTTTgacaggtactgggagatgtttaacgaaatcaatggtgattttgatgagatgGCGATTAATACCTTCAAGGTTGGCCTTCCAGTTGAGCATGACTTAAGAAAATCTCTGACCAAGAAACCTGTGAAGAATGTACGTCGACTCATAAATCACATTGACGAATACAAACGGGTTGAAGAAGATCAACATCAAGGTAAAGGGAAAGCAAAGGTTATCCCTTAGGAGAGGAAGGATTTTAGGTCGGACAAATATAATAACAAATGGTCACGGAAAGATTTCGCTGGGCAATCTGTCCAGCCCCTCCTCAGATGGTGAATATTGTGTTTCGTGAACGTGTGCAATAGTTGTTGGAAAAAATTCGTCATGAACCATATTTTAGATGGCCCAACAAAATGGCAAGGGATCCCATGAAGCGTAATCAAaacctccattgccattatcatcaagagagaggtcataccactAAGAATTGCAAGAGTTtatggaatcatttggagcaattgatgagagaggtcataccactgagaattgtatatatgtaatttaattataataaataaataaaaaaccatgtcatgactcatgagcaCTTCCATGGCAAAAAAGCATGTCAGCAGCCGCTTGGAGTTGGCATGtatgtttttctttatattttcttctcattttttcatAGATTAAATTCTTAATTTGAAATGTTTCTAATCACTCCCGTAGATAATGAACGTACAAATGGTGACTTTAGCATATAAAATTGATCAATATACTGTCTTTGATTAACAAATTAATATGTTTAATTAAATTGAACATCATATACACTGATAATGCTTGAGTAtaatcatttaattttaaaacatttaaaatggGAACTTAGCCCAAGacatataatgattatttttatgttgAAAACAGATATATAATGATTATTGAATCATGCATTCTCAtattttcatttagaaataatGACAATCttacaagtatatatatacttaattttttagaaacatcGTATATTAACACAAAAACTATTTAATAAAGCCTTTTGTCTCTAACTAGAAAGAAACACTTAAAATAAAAGCAACTTATCTTTAAATACTTATTCTTCAAAAAAGTCAAACTTCTTAAACAACGGCTTAattgaaagaatattttaaaagaataaataaattcatagaTTAAATTCCTaatttaaaatgtttctaattatttaattatattggtATATAAGACATAAGGATTCTAattctaattcttttttaatttacctTCAAAACAAGCAAATTTCTAAAGTGATAGAAAATTGACAATTAcgaaatttttcaaagaaaacttATAGTTTTATTCTTACTATAGTAAAAGTTAATGATATAACCTCTATCTCTTTCCATACCTATGCATATCAATCTCACTTTTTCAGTAATGAAAAACACCCATTTCTATTTGATTTGAATAAAAGATTGAAGAATGTAAGGGGGAGGGGGGCGGGAGGGGGAAGGAGCGCATGGTGCCATGGTATAGATCAAGATATTAGTATAGTTAAGGATTTCTTCAATTTTGGGCAGCACACGGGTTATTGTGAATAAAAATGTGATATCCCTTCCCACTTGTAGCAACAATTGAatcatccaaaaaaacaaaaacaaaaaatttgttatctATTCCAACCCACTTGTGCAACAATTGAATTATCTAATTAATGGGGAAAACCAATCTATTGCTCCAACATGAGTGTTCCACTTTATGTTTCACCAATTGTCATATGCTATATATATGTTCATGTTTTTTccaattatgtttattttataaggaacaagaaagaaaattgtATCAAGTTACAATCGGTAAAGCATAATATAGAACACTCAAAATAGGAAAGGGCTTGTGTATTAAGTGTTGTCGCAGTGAATTTATAGGCAATTAATAAGCCGCAATACAATCTTCACAACTCTTTCATGAAATCTTATACGCAAAGCACTCTCCATGATCTTCACAACTTTTTACTCTCCACATATACAATTGTGAACAAAGAAATTTCTACACGCCAAAAAGAAATATCTACCTTTCAAGTAATTGGTTTATAAAGTACTATAGTCcatctaaattatttatatatatatatatatacacatccAACGTGAAATGAGTAAATCTATTTACACAATCCATTACACACTTTCACAACTTGTGGAGACAATAAGTTGTGATCAACAAACGAAAAAATGACCACAATTGCCCAATGTTTTCTTTCATAATGAAAAGTTattgtttcacattttttaatGTACACTTCGTACATATAACAAAATCTATACTCTTAAGTTATGCATTCATTTTTCAAGAATGCCCACATTTAACACCAGATTAAAAATGGCGTTTCCCTTATGTGTAGAATAGTTATAGAACCATAAATTACTCCACAACTTTTTTGCTACAACTCTAATACAGTAGATTGTGAGTAATTAACTATCATTTATACATGGAcctactattttttctttactaatCACACTCTGCCACATCACAGTTGTGTGaagaaattgtgaaaaattatatGATCCTAAACTTTTTCATGTATATGCTAAGAGTGTGAGACAATTAAATCATAAGTCTTACAATAAAAACCCTTAAGCATTATTCCCAACCGGCCAGTCACTGTCTGATAACACCATTCCCTTTGTGCTCTGTGAAGATCTCATTCTCCGTCGCATCCCAAAACGCTCTGGCCGCGAACCATCTATCGATGTCACCATACCCCTCTCCTCAGCTTCACCCCCAGACCCATATTGTTGAACCACAAGAACTGAAGCGTGCAATGCAAAGCTTGAAGACACTAACACATCCCCAATGGTACCTAGTTCTGGACAGTCACTCCAATCTGATAATCCCAACGTGAGTGGTGACACCACTCCTTGCCCTTTTCCCACTACGTACAAGTCATAACAATTTTCCATTCCACTTATTACTGAAACCGTTTCTTCCCCATTGCTCACCACCTTTTCTAAGTACACTATTGACTCGTCATTAGCAGTATTGAGCCTAAACTCATTTATATACTCATCATCAATTGCCATTTGCCTCTCATTATCAGCTACGACCTCTAGAATCCCTTGTTCTTCGTTTGTGTTTACTGACTCCACGTCCACCACCGCATCCTCACTCGGAAGGAACCGCACAACTGTTAAGCTAATTCCAGGGTGACCCGCCATTCTCCATGCATAAGCTAGTGCCTCGCGGTCATCTGGGCCACCAATGAAGAGCATGGCAAACCGGCACTTCACTTTATCATTAGGCCCGCCGGGTCTCACAGCCGCGGCCAGTCCACGATCAATAAAGATTCCCACTGAACATGGTGCATTGGGTAAAACATTTAGATTTATGCCTCTATAAGCAGCATTCTCGTCCCCCATTCGCCCATCAACAGTTGAGAGTTTGTGAAATGGGAGTAGAATTAGAGCAACACGCTTGTCTTCAGCCAAACTACAAATATCCTCGTGCATTGTCCCATATGGAGACATGGCTGTGAGTGGATTCACAGTGACAAGGTGGTTTTCTTGCTCGAATGATTCGAAGGCATTGATGATGAGATTGGAGTCTGCTTGTGCACGGCTAGGGTTGTGTGCGCCTGATTTGCGCGTAGAGTGGACGATAAGCATGGCAGAGGCGCGGCCAGTGAGCTCAACGAGGTGGAGAGCGAAGACGGTCATTGGGGATGATTTAGTGGCATGGGATACTTCAAGGAGGCTAATCATGCCTGATATGTTTGCTGTTGTATGAACACATGTAAGGACTCGGAGTTCAGTGTTAAGCTTTGATCTTTGAATGGTCCTGAGGATGTAATGCTTTAAACCCTTTCTGGACTTGTGGATGGCTGACATGATTGGCGCTACGGCAATAGTCATTATCAAGAGAGCAACTATCATCACAGTGTAGTATTGGTGGCTCAATATCTGGATCAGAGAGAGattaaaatatatgaaaatcaaatacataACTATGACTTGGTAAATATGTAATTATGTCAAAATAAGTTTAAAACCacaacattctcaaaaaaagaaaaaaaaaatcacaaaattttttcaatattgTTGAAGTGTGGCaagttatgatttttattattccgtaaaagttgtgatttttcatctcaaatgttgtaaaaaaaaaaaggggaaatttTGTTGTTTCTGTTAACTAGAAGATGCATGAAACGCTCACATGCCCTTTACAAATAGCAAGAATGTGAGTAGTACCTTTTTGTCCCTCCCAACGTTGAGGATAATGAGGCCCAAGATGCCTTTGGTGTTCAAAAGTACTCCAAGAGCCGCACCATCTTTAAGAGGCATGTTAAAGATAATGCTAACTGTAAGAGAGCTCAAAATTTTAGCCATGCAAGCCAAGCATATTACcaaaaccactataaaccacgGTGTGTCTTCCATAATCTTGGTGAGATCAATTCTTGTCCCACAACTGGTAAAGAAGAGTGGCAACATAATCCCGGACACAAAGTCATCTAGCCTATCCAAAAGCGCATCCCCTAAATCCCCACTGGGTATGATAAGCCCAAACAAAAAAGCTCCCACAACGGAGTGCGCACCAATTGCATCAGTGATGCTACCACAGATCAGTGCTCCAGTAAGCACAATACACAAATAGTACTCGCTGTAGTTGTCCCCTGAAGTGAATTGGATTACCTTTTCAACGATAGGGCGGACCACGAAAAAGCAGATTAGCACAAAGACTATGAGTGCACTTAATGAGTATGACGCAGTTTTGAGATTGATACCTACTGGTATCAAAATTGCAATAAGAACCCAAGTGTATATGTCATTAAGCATAGCCACAGACATGGAAATTCTCCCAATATCCGAGTGGAGGAGCTTCAGATTAGCAAGGATTCGTGTGAGCACCGGGAAGCCCGTGATCGTGAGTGCAACAGCCCAGAACATGCAGCCCACAGCTGTGGTATTACTACTTTGGTGATTAAGTAAGAAAAACAACCCTATTCCTATCCCCATTGGGATGAGAATTCCGGTCATAGCAATGCCCATTACCCTTTTCCCTGCTCTCAAGATTGCAGTCAAGTCCATCTCTAAACCAGTCAGGAATGCATAGAAAACCAGGCCTAAGTATGCCACTGTTTCAATGAGCATGATACCCCTTGCTGGGAAAATTCTTTGGACAAATTTGAATTGCCCCAACAGGTTGGGACTTATGATAAAACCAGCCTAcataaaaattgtgaatttttgttaGTCCATGTAACAGTACACATGCACAACAGTTGGACATGATTGCATCATGCATATAGTTAGTATCAAGGTTTTTTTCATAGCTTCTATACGAAACTAATAGCACCTTTAATACCAAAAAGAATATACATGCAAGCTTtgattcttaatttttaaaggATTATGTCCATCAATATGTTATTAATTAGCATGAAATTGATATATGTAGCATATTGTTCTTACCAAAACCTCAGCAATTAGACGAGGCTGGTGGAGGGGTTTGAGGACCAAGAAGAGAAGGCGAGTGATGAAAATGATAACAGTAAGCTGTGAGACGAAGAGAGGAAAGGATTCGGTAAGGGGGGCTTCGGCTTGCCAGACACCATTGTTGACGGATACTGTCAGATCATAACATATCATAGActcatttatatttttgtctGACATTTTACCTTCCTagctcttttatatatatgtgtatacacttacaaattaatgtgcttgattaataaaatttctatctctTCTCGACCTTCttatgccctccaaaccacttCCTAGTCCTCTCACTCGAAAGCCACCACCGTGGATGCCGCCCTGATGAAGCCCCTTTTGATTATATGCATAGGAGAGGAgaatattgaataattataGAAATAGACAATTCAACAAGACAGAAGAAAAACAGGAATACATCCTTTGACAAACACAACCGTAGCACTCTATTTTAATTGGGTGGTATTTATGCGTTTGCATTGTTGTAACTTCCTGTTAATGCATGGTTCAGTTGGATGTTCTTCCCAATCTCTCTTCTAGTAGCACAGTAATGGTTCATATAATGCAAAGAAAGTATTCTGTGAAACAGTTAAATCCGTGTCATTAAGTCTAACATGGAACTTCGTTTtagaaaaattacattaaaaatctatattttagGGATGTTTTAAATGAAAGCttattgtttcaaaattttcaaactaaacaagaatttttaaaaaaatttttttaccCCTAAAAGGACGTCATGTGGGAAAATTTgtgtgaaataaaatttaatgacGCTGGTTTAATATTACAAATCAAAGAAACTATATAATGGTTAAAGAAAATTGTTACATGTAGTTATGTAACTAGTTTTTAGAGATAGATAAGTTCAAACAGTTGAGGACAATCCAAAATCAAAGGATTGAACAAGTCTAAAGGAAGCAACTACTTCAAAATGTCTGGTAGAATTATAATAATTCGAAACTGAGTAATTGCAATGAACCACcattttttagaaaagttaATTACAAATTACCCACAAGCAGTTGGGCCtgaattcaagtttttttgtttttttttagcttaatcttagtcaacatcacatgtggcatttaagttggcaaaaaaattattttttattttgaccgtTAACCATGTCAACATTTCTATTTAACGGTAGGAACTAAGTTGATACAGTACCAAAAGGTTACGTACTAACTTACGAATTTAGTCCTTAAACTTTTCGTTATGtatcaatttggttcctaacaTTCCAAATGGACCTTAAGTACAAATAAAGACAAAATGAGCcttaattcttaatttcttgatGTAAAAACATATGGGATTTGAGCCAAATCATGGAATTACATAGATACCAACCATGAGCAAACTCTATGACGTTGGTAGTTTTATTTTAGATctctaacttttagctttttcGCAATGGGTAAGGTTTGGATTCAGTATCCAATTGTACTAAATCCATTAAGATTATAACACGTGTCCACTTTTGAACACATGTCACTATCTTAATGGATCCAATGCACTACATGCATTGGACCTAAAGCTCACCCTTTCGCAATaaattaacttttaactttttgtctCACATTATACAAAACTAACTTGTAACCTCATGCATAtacatggatatacttaaaaatatacaataagatgcataatataatttctatatatataatttaaatactattgatagtcttttttatattttattaactctttaaaaaaatttataaagatattattaggtataaaatataaactgtccattttttttattgtgaagcaccttttttttttacggatcatttattctaaactctttaatttttgtacttaataactcacttggataaatatttatgatatggtcccaaatttgattctaaaattaaaaaataaaactctttaagaataaataatttaagacacatgacgcaaaattagaactctaatttgaaattttaatttgaatttctctcaattttacttattattattatatatatagactagtcgctaacccgtgcaatgcacggaaaaactatcaaaaataagattttaaaaagaaaattttattaattttagtttatattgaatatttatttatggtagtttaaaattttatttcaaatcttcatttcattttattttagttggaataacttatataattatatgaaatgctaataaataagaaattacaTTAATAATATACTATATATAGTTAGTGATTATTCAAGATATCATTCaaatatgacaatttttttgttttaaaaaaagaacaatattaATACATTGAAACACAAAATACTATATTGTCCAATagataatacaactttaaaACTAAAACATGAGTAGTGATTTTTAATGGCCTGGG
The sequence above is drawn from the Castanea sativa cultivar Marrone di Chiusa Pesio chromosome 5, ASM4071231v1 genome and encodes:
- the LOC142637047 gene encoding cation/H(+) antiporter 15-like, with amino-acid sequence MLIETVAYLGLVFYAFLTGLEMDLTAILRAGKRVMGIAMTGILIPMGIGIGLFFLLNHQSSNTTAVGCMFWAVALTITGFPVLTRILANLKLLHSDIGRISMSVAMLNDIYTWVLIAILIPVGINLKTASYSLSALIVFVLICFFVVRPIVEKVIQFTSGDNYSEYYLCIVLTGALICGSITDAIGAHSVVGAFLFGLIIPSGDLGDALLDRLDDFVSGIMLPLFFTSCGTRIDLTKIMEDTPWFIVVLVICLACMAKILSSLTVSIIFNMPLKDGAALGVLLNTKGILGLIILNVGRDKKILSHQYYTVMIVALLIMTIAVAPIMSAIHKSRKGLKHYILRTIQRSKLNTELRVLTCVHTTANISGMISLLEVSHATKSSPMTVFALHLVELTGRASAMLIVHSTRKSGAHNPSRAQADSNLIINAFESFEQENHLVTVNPLTAMSPYGTMHEDICSLAEDKRVALILLPFHKLSTVDGRMGDENAAYRGINLNVLPNAPCSVGIFIDRGLAAAVRPGGPNDKVKCRFAMLFIGGPDDREALAYAWRMAGHPGISLTVVRFLPSEDAVVDVESVVADNERQMAIDDEYINEFRLNTANDESIVYLEKVVSNGEETVSVISGMENCYDLYVVGKGQGVVSPLTLGLSDWSDCPELGTIGDVLVSSSFALHASVLVVQQYGSGGEAEERGMVTSIDGSRPERFGMRRRMRSSQSTKGMVLSDSDWPVGNNA